In the genome of Hyphobacterium sp. CCMP332, one region contains:
- a CDS encoding DUF2520 domain-containing protein, producing the protein MARSFKISFIGAGNLASNLAPCLENAGHIINSISSLHLYSAEKLADSLYNTRAIDDNDFSSEDTEIIFLAAKDDNLRAIVKDIKAPESAQLVHCSGFAHIDVLNDFPGSTGVFYPLQSFSKGRRTEFKNIPICVESFDEALSDKLTILARSISKNVSFVSSEKRKQLHLAAVFANNFVNHMLSISDDILINSNLSLSLLQPLVIETLNKAFEMGPFEAQTGPAKRGDMETINEHLKLLRDHPEIAEIYELISRQIMNGTKG; encoded by the coding sequence ATGGCTCGAAGTTTTAAAATTTCTTTTATTGGTGCGGGTAACCTTGCAAGTAATCTGGCTCCTTGTCTGGAAAATGCCGGCCATATAATAAACAGCATTTCCAGCCTGCACTTATATTCGGCAGAAAAATTGGCTGATTCGCTTTACAATACCAGGGCTATTGATGATAATGATTTCTCTTCCGAGGATACTGAAATAATTTTTCTAGCCGCAAAAGATGATAATTTACGAGCTATTGTTAAAGATATTAAAGCACCGGAAAGTGCTCAGCTAGTTCATTGTTCCGGATTTGCTCATATTGATGTATTAAATGATTTTCCGGGTTCAACAGGTGTATTTTACCCTTTGCAGTCATTTAGCAAAGGAAGACGAACAGAATTCAAAAATATTCCAATTTGTGTGGAAAGTTTTGACGAAGCTCTTTCAGATAAGCTTACAATATTGGCAAGGTCAATTAGCAAGAATGTTTCATTTGTTTCCAGTGAAAAACGAAAACAACTTCATTTAGCAGCTGTATTTGCCAATAATTTTGTCAATCACATGCTCAGCATTTCTGATGATATTCTTATTAACTCAAATTTAAGTCTTTCGCTTTTGCAGCCACTGGTGATTGAAACACTTAATAAAGCTTTTGAAATGGGTCCTTTTGAAGCACAAACAGGTCCGGCAAAAAGAGGAGATATGGAGACAATTAATGAGCATCTAAAACTCCTGAGGGATCATCCTGAAATTGCGGAAATTTATGAACTCATCTCCAGACAAATTATGAATGGCACCAAGGGCTAA
- a CDS encoding CcmD family protein, whose amino-acid sequence MIIIKLKIFLCCFLSVLLIPISGFAQEVEMADAMRANGKIYVVIAVVLVILIGILIYIFQTDRKLKQLEKEVDSLENKK is encoded by the coding sequence ATGATAATTATTAAACTAAAAATATTCTTATGCTGTTTTCTTAGCGTTCTGTTGATTCCAATTTCCGGTTTTGCCCAGGAAGTTGAAATGGCAGATGCAATGAGGGCTAATGGGAAAATCTACGTTGTAATCGCCGTTGTATTAGTCATATTAATTGGAATATTGATTTATATATTTCAAACAGACCGGAAACTAAAACAGCTTGAAAAAGAAGTAGATTCTTTGGAGAATAAAAAATGA
- the ccsA gene encoding cytochrome c biogenesis protein CcsA yields the protein MGFFKRLDIKIITVLLMLYTIIGGFLMPVPKIPILNESIRNQYFHVSMWFSMMIVLIISVVYAIRYLSNGKKYNDILSLETANAGVILGILGIITGSIWAKFTWGAFWSGDPKQNGAAIALLIYLAYFVLRGSFTDPQQRARISAIYNIFAFSTLIPLLYILPRLTDSLHPGSGGNPGFNIYDLDNSMRMVFYPSIIGWTMLILWISSLRVRMTLLKEKIDDNY from the coding sequence ATGGGCTTTTTCAAGAGGTTAGATATAAAAATAATCACTGTTTTATTGATGCTTTACACCATAATTGGGGGCTTTTTAATGCCGGTTCCAAAAATTCCCATTTTAAATGAAAGCATTAGAAATCAGTATTTTCATGTGAGCATGTGGTTCTCAATGATGATTGTATTGATTATTTCGGTGGTTTACGCGATTCGTTACCTTTCCAATGGAAAGAAATACAATGATATACTTTCGCTGGAAACTGCCAATGCAGGTGTAATTCTGGGGATTTTAGGCATAATAACCGGTTCAATTTGGGCTAAATTCACCTGGGGAGCTTTCTGGAGCGGGGACCCCAAACAAAATGGCGCGGCGATTGCCCTATTGATATATCTGGCTTATTTTGTTTTGAGAGGATCATTTACTGACCCGCAGCAAAGAGCAAGAATAAGTGCCATATATAATATCTTCGCTTTTTCAACGCTTATCCCTTTGCTTTATATATTGCCACGCTTAACCGATTCTCTGCATCCCGGAAGTGGAGGAAATCCTGGTTTTAATATTTACGATCTTGACAATAGCATGCGAATGGTTTTTTATCCCTCAATAATCGGCTGGACTATGCTAATTCTTTGGATAAGCAGCTTAAGAGTAAGAATGACCCTTTTAAAAGAGAAAATTGATGATAATTATTAA
- a CDS encoding acyl-CoA dehydrogenase yields the protein MDFQLTEEQIAVREAAKDFAQKELLPGVIDRDTKQEVPLKQLKMMGELGFMGMMVDPKYNGGGMDTVSYVLAMEEISKIDASASVAMSVNNSLVCWGLETYGTEEQKEKYLKKLASGEMIGAFCLSEPEAGSDATSQKTTAIDKGDHYLLNGTKNWITNGGIADVCLVIAQTYPEKKHKGINALIVEKGLEGFVVGKKEDKLGIRGSDTHSLMFSDVKVPKENRIGEDGFGFTFAMKVLDGGRIGIASQALGIASGAYELSLQYSKERKAFGKEISKHQAIQFKLADMATQIEAARLLCLKAAKLKDDHEDYATASAMAKLYSSKVAMDTTIEAVQVHGGYGYVKEFHVERLMRDAKITQIYEGTSEIQKIVISRSILS from the coding sequence ATGGATTTTCAGTTAACGGAAGAGCAGATAGCGGTAAGAGAAGCAGCGAAAGACTTTGCTCAAAAGGAATTGCTTCCGGGTGTAATAGACCGTGATACGAAACAGGAGGTTCCCCTGAAACAATTAAAAATGATGGGAGAATTGGGATTTATGGGCATGATGGTGGACCCAAAATACAATGGTGGAGGAATGGATACTGTTTCGTATGTTCTTGCTATGGAGGAAATTTCTAAAATTGACGCTTCTGCTTCTGTTGCAATGTCAGTTAACAATTCCTTGGTTTGTTGGGGTCTTGAAACCTATGGTACAGAAGAACAAAAGGAAAAATATCTCAAGAAGCTGGCAAGCGGTGAAATGATAGGTGCTTTTTGCCTTTCAGAACCCGAAGCGGGATCAGATGCCACTTCGCAAAAAACAACGGCGATAGACAAAGGAGATCATTACCTATTAAATGGAACAAAAAACTGGATTACAAACGGGGGTATTGCAGATGTTTGCCTTGTAATAGCTCAAACATATCCTGAAAAAAAACACAAGGGCATCAATGCACTTATTGTTGAAAAAGGATTAGAAGGATTTGTGGTAGGTAAAAAAGAAGACAAACTTGGAATAAGGGGCTCGGATACACATTCGCTCATGTTTTCAGATGTAAAGGTGCCAAAAGAGAACCGAATTGGCGAAGATGGTTTTGGATTCACCTTTGCTATGAAAGTACTCGATGGAGGCAGGATTGGTATTGCTTCACAGGCTTTGGGAATTGCAAGTGGGGCCTATGAATTGTCTCTTCAATATTCAAAAGAACGAAAGGCTTTTGGTAAGGAAATTTCAAAACATCAGGCAATCCAGTTTAAATTGGCCGATATGGCTACGCAAATTGAAGCAGCAAGGCTATTGTGTTTAAAAGCCGCAAAACTTAAAGATGATCATGAAGACTATGCAACTGCAAGTGCTATGGCAAAGTTGTATTCTTCAAAAGTAGCCATGGACACAACAATTGAAGCAGTTCAGGTACATGGTGGTTATGGATACGTAAAAGAGTTTCATGTAGAGCGGCTGATGCGCGATGCTAAAATCACTCAAATCTATGAGGGGACTTCGGAGATTCAAAAAATAGTTATATCCAGAAGCATCCTATCGTAA
- a CDS encoding phage holin family protein: MVSDLQKIIEIAKKYVEVRVELLKLDIKEQSGEYLMKGTFLFGVVLIFLLILFFISLGLAFYLNEITNSRYYGFFILAAFFFIVMILLFLTRKSKRLQLVFHRIIDFFIFDKNE, translated from the coding sequence ATGGTTTCCGACTTACAAAAGATAATTGAAATAGCTAAGAAATATGTTGAAGTCCGTGTGGAACTGTTAAAGCTGGACATCAAAGAACAGAGCGGCGAGTACCTAATGAAAGGAACTTTTCTCTTTGGTGTCGTTCTTATTTTCCTTTTGATCTTATTTTTTATTTCACTGGGGCTGGCTTTTTACCTTAATGAAATTACAAATAGCAGATATTACGGTTTTTTTATACTGGCTGCCTTTTTCTTTATTGTTATGATATTACTCTTTCTTACGCGAAAAAGTAAGAGACTTCAATTAGTATTTCATCGTATAATAGACTTCTTTATTTTCGATAAAAATGAGTAA
- the ccsA gene encoding cytochrome c biogenesis protein CcsA, with the protein MFRSLIGQIGHLLVIISFITAILSSIGFFFAVREKVNETSWKRFARTSFYIHVIAVFGTVISLFAIIYNHYYEYHYAWNHSSNNLPTQYMISCFWEGQEGSFLLWIFWHSVLGLIFIRVNKYWEAPAMSIFMIVQAFLASMILGVVIPWVNLKIGTSPFILLREVMTDLPVFQLNPDFVPEDGTGLNPLLQNYWMVIHPPTTFLGFALTLVPFSYILSGLWLNKYQEWIRPALPWTLVAAMILGTGILMGGYWAYETLNFGGYWNWDPVENAVYIPWLVLVASIHIMITYRKSGRGLKSSMILLISTFILILYSNYLVKSGVLEDTSVHSFTDMGMSGQLLIYLLFFTFISAGLLIKRWKEIPVSKIEVSTYSREFWIFIGATTLSLAAFQVFVTTSIPVFNAIIKLFNIDSNIAPPPDPIAHYSNIQIWFASAIALLSAIGQFFWWQKIDKKTLWQALSTPAIIAMLISSAILLLIDMHEASYIVLMSTSIFSIVANSKILISLRKSNIKLSGGSIAHIGIAMMLIGILFSSGYSKVISLNASGIPYSKNFSESMNRENILLWRDAPQQMDQYSVIYRGPRVESRKENIYLDKDFLSPTSDQNEVIIERDLKYKGEIIYQKGDTIEVFGENTYYEVEYQKEGKVEFTLFPRAQVNEAMGGLIASPDIRRILEKDIYTHVSSIINPNEELDWSEIEIESIDMNSDTFFINDFIAYLERIERIYEYEGIKFKDTEAGVKAQVKVMGNNKEYYLEPVFIIRNDLVGRIPDESTALGIKMTIHNIIPEKNEIQFGISTAQKDYIIMKAMEKPLINVLWIGTLIMVFGFCLAIYRRYTEFKKMRDKQLE; encoded by the coding sequence ATGTTCAGATCTCTGATTGGCCAAATTGGCCATCTTCTTGTAATCATATCATTTATAACTGCGATTCTATCTTCGATAGGATTTTTTTTCGCAGTTCGTGAAAAAGTAAACGAAACCTCCTGGAAGAGATTTGCACGAACATCTTTTTACATCCATGTGATTGCTGTTTTTGGTACAGTAATCTCCTTGTTTGCTATTATTTATAATCACTATTACGAGTATCACTACGCCTGGAATCACTCTTCAAATAACCTGCCTACCCAATACATGATCTCCTGTTTTTGGGAAGGCCAGGAAGGAAGCTTTTTGTTGTGGATATTTTGGCACAGTGTACTTGGCCTAATTTTTATTCGTGTCAACAAGTACTGGGAAGCACCGGCAATGAGTATTTTTATGATTGTCCAGGCTTTTTTGGCTTCGATGATTCTTGGAGTAGTTATTCCCTGGGTCAATTTAAAAATAGGCACATCACCCTTTATATTACTTAGGGAAGTGATGACGGATTTACCTGTTTTTCAGTTAAACCCCGATTTTGTGCCCGAAGACGGAACCGGTTTAAATCCATTGTTACAGAACTACTGGATGGTTATTCACCCTCCTACAACATTTCTTGGATTCGCATTAACTCTGGTGCCTTTCTCTTATATCTTATCCGGTTTATGGTTAAATAAATATCAGGAATGGATTCGGCCTGCATTACCATGGACCTTAGTGGCAGCTATGATATTGGGAACGGGAATTCTGATGGGAGGCTACTGGGCTTATGAAACTCTGAATTTTGGTGGTTATTGGAATTGGGATCCCGTGGAAAATGCTGTATACATTCCCTGGTTGGTTTTAGTGGCTTCTATTCATATTATGATCACATATCGCAAAAGTGGAAGAGGTTTGAAATCCTCAATGATATTGTTGATCTCTACGTTTATTCTGATTTTATATTCCAATTATCTTGTGAAAAGCGGAGTATTGGAAGATACATCTGTCCATTCATTTACAGATATGGGCATGTCAGGCCAATTGCTCATTTACCTCTTATTTTTCACGTTTATAAGCGCAGGCCTTCTTATCAAAAGGTGGAAAGAAATACCGGTGAGCAAAATTGAAGTTTCTACATATTCCAGAGAATTTTGGATATTTATCGGGGCCACAACATTAAGCCTTGCGGCATTTCAGGTATTTGTAACTACTTCCATTCCTGTTTTTAATGCGATTATCAAACTTTTTAATATTGATTCTAACATTGCTCCACCACCTGACCCAATTGCACATTATTCCAATATTCAAATTTGGTTTGCATCTGCTATAGCTCTCCTTTCGGCGATCGGACAATTTTTTTGGTGGCAGAAAATAGATAAAAAAACCTTGTGGCAAGCTTTAAGTACGCCTGCAATTATAGCCATGTTGATATCAAGCGCAATACTTTTGCTAATTGACATGCATGAAGCCTCATATATTGTTTTAATGAGCACCTCAATATTCTCAATTGTTGCCAATTCGAAAATACTGATATCTCTTAGAAAGTCAAATATTAAACTTTCAGGAGGGTCCATTGCCCATATCGGAATAGCCATGATGTTAATAGGTATTCTGTTTTCTTCGGGTTACTCCAAGGTTATCTCTTTGAATGCCAGCGGGATTCCCTACAGCAAGAACTTCTCGGAAAGTATGAATAGAGAAAACATTTTGTTGTGGAGAGATGCCCCGCAACAAATGGATCAATACAGCGTCATTTATAGGGGACCGAGGGTAGAGAGTCGGAAAGAGAACATTTATTTGGATAAAGATTTTTTAAGTCCGACTTCTGATCAAAACGAGGTGATCATAGAAAGGGATTTGAAATACAAAGGAGAAATTATATACCAAAAAGGAGATACCATAGAAGTATTTGGTGAAAACACCTATTATGAAGTAGAATATCAGAAAGAAGGCAAAGTTGAATTTACCCTATTCCCCAGAGCACAGGTCAATGAAGCCATGGGTGGTTTAATCGCATCGCCCGATATTAGACGAATCTTGGAAAAAGATATTTACACGCATGTATCATCAATTATAAATCCAAATGAAGAACTTGATTGGAGTGAAATAGAAATTGAAAGTATTGACATGAATTCCGACACATTCTTTATCAATGATTTTATTGCATATCTTGAAAGAATTGAAAGAATTTATGAATATGAGGGAATAAAATTTAAAGACACAGAGGCAGGTGTGAAAGCACAGGTTAAAGTAATGGGCAATAACAAGGAATACTACCTTGAACCTGTTTTTATAATTAGAAATGACCTTGTGGGAAGAATACCGGATGAATCTACAGCATTGGGGATTAAAATGACGATCCACAACATAATCCCTGAAAAAAATGAAATACAATTTGGCATAAGCACCGCTCAAAAAGATTACATTATCATGAAGGCTATGGAAAAACCGCTGATAAATGTATTATGGATTGGTACCTTAATAATGGTTTTTGGGTTCTGTCTTGCTATTTATAGACGTTATACCGAATTCAAGAAAATGCGAGACAAACAGCTCGAATAA
- a CDS encoding geranylgeranylglyceryl/heptaprenylglyceryl phosphate synthase, whose protein sequence is MEGILSKIIKDSQQGKKSLALLLDPDEYQNESLKNLFSVDFKHVSYLFVGGSLLKKESLDELIENLKSINSKPVILFPGNSGHISDKADAILFLSLISGRNPDYLIGQQVISAPLIKEAKIEVLPTAYMLIDGGKSTTVQYMSNTVPIPADKPDIAACTALAGQYLGLKITYLDAGSGAKNPIPSRVISAVKNEIRGPLIVGGGIRNYGQMEKAFDAGADIVVIGNALQNNEVSLEELNSAYLK, encoded by the coding sequence ATGGAGGGAATCCTTAGTAAAATCATAAAAGATTCTCAACAAGGAAAAAAGTCGCTGGCTCTATTATTGGATCCGGATGAATATCAAAACGAATCGCTGAAAAATTTATTTTCTGTAGATTTTAAACATGTGAGTTATTTATTTGTTGGAGGAAGTCTTTTAAAAAAGGAAAGCTTAGATGAGCTAATAGAGAATTTGAAGAGTATAAATTCAAAACCGGTAATTTTATTTCCGGGTAACTCGGGACATATTTCCGATAAGGCAGATGCTATTTTATTCCTTTCACTTATTTCCGGAAGAAATCCCGACTATTTGATCGGTCAACAAGTCATTTCTGCCCCATTAATCAAAGAAGCTAAAATAGAAGTATTACCTACTGCTTATATGCTCATAGATGGAGGTAAATCAACTACAGTACAATATATGAGTAATACAGTGCCAATTCCTGCTGACAAACCTGATATTGCCGCGTGTACAGCGCTAGCAGGACAATATTTAGGTTTGAAAATAACCTATTTAGATGCCGGAAGCGGTGCAAAGAATCCAATTCCTTCACGTGTAATCAGTGCTGTAAAAAATGAAATAAGAGGCCCATTAATCGTGGGTGGTGGAATTCGAAATTATGGACAAATGGAGAAGGCTTTTGATGCAGGAGCAGATATTGTGGTAATTGGAAATGCGTTGCAAAACAATGAAGTCAGTCTCGAAGAATTAAACTCGGCTTATTTAAAATAG
- a CDS encoding Na/Pi symporter, translating into MKIARFKNFKYGNSLSHAQLVGKIVLIIFILFIFLFSINLMEMSFKEFGGPFARHIISATSNPFVSLFIGLLATAIIQSSSTTTSMVVALVASGTLSFEGAIPMVMGANIGTSLTSTIVSLGHITKKNQFKRAIAAATAHDFFNIFVTAILFPLEMSFKILSKGALFLTSNIYSEEGSRISLGVIFTLLQAMSNFVISITQGFGIIMVILSFVLLFISLRIFSFLIRSFFIGERQDQFEKYFFGNSLKSLLWGTGITAVVQSSSLTTSITVPLVATKKVSLEKAFPFLMGANIGTTVTALLAAISKSEAALDIALVHLIFNILGVLIFYPFPVLRNIPIYIAKRLGNATVKYRLVGFGYIIVTFFLIPFLLIYFSGIIILK; encoded by the coding sequence ATGAAAATTGCCCGTTTTAAGAATTTTAAGTACGGAAATTCGCTTTCGCATGCCCAGTTGGTTGGAAAGATTGTACTTATTATTTTTATTCTCTTCATTTTCTTATTTTCCATTAACCTGATGGAAATGTCCTTTAAAGAATTTGGAGGACCCTTCGCAAGGCATATAATTTCCGCCACATCCAATCCCTTTGTCAGTTTGTTTATTGGCCTTTTGGCAACTGCAATAATTCAATCCAGCTCTACAACAACATCAATGGTTGTGGCCCTTGTTGCCTCAGGAACCTTAAGTTTTGAAGGTGCAATCCCCATGGTAATGGGAGCAAACATTGGTACTTCACTCACGAGCACCATTGTATCATTAGGGCATATAACCAAGAAAAATCAATTTAAAAGAGCCATCGCAGCAGCAACTGCTCATGATTTTTTTAACATTTTCGTTACTGCCATACTTTTTCCATTAGAAATGTCTTTTAAGATTTTATCTAAGGGGGCATTGTTTTTAACATCGAATATTTATTCAGAAGAAGGTTCAAGAATTAGTTTGGGTGTCATTTTCACTTTACTTCAGGCAATGAGCAATTTTGTTATATCTATTACACAAGGATTTGGAATAATTATGGTAATCTTATCCTTTGTATTGCTGTTTATTTCTCTTCGGATTTTTTCATTTCTTATTCGAAGCTTTTTTATAGGTGAAAGGCAGGATCAGTTTGAAAAGTATTTTTTTGGAAATTCTTTAAAATCATTGCTTTGGGGAACAGGTATTACCGCTGTAGTACAATCAAGTTCATTAACGACTTCAATTACTGTCCCTCTCGTAGCTACTAAAAAGGTAAGTCTGGAAAAGGCCTTTCCTTTTCTAATGGGAGCGAATATTGGAACTACCGTAACGGCATTGCTCGCAGCTATTTCAAAGTCTGAAGCCGCCTTGGACATTGCTTTAGTTCATTTAATTTTCAATATTTTAGGTGTATTGATATTTTACCCTTTCCCAGTTTTAAGAAACATACCCATTTATATTGCCAAACGACTTGGAAATGCCACTGTAAAATACAGATTGGTTGGTTTTGGTTATATAATTGTAACTTTTTTTCTGATTCCTTTTCTCTTAATTTATTTTTCCGGGATTATAATTCTCAAATAA
- a CDS encoding helix-turn-helix transcriptional regulator: MEDYNKILESLSIKFTSLRNVKVLQPHKVFNFYDFENTIILVHNGEISTENGQVTAAQGDLLFIPAGKTITISFGKGSFTELQQEKYLVDKSKFVSYTKERVPALNPEGSYSVLSFEAKIFDSVNFYSSLDIPPFLIKERPAIVNLILDTIKEEFTELPGKERIKKCNTEIIVLDIFRYILDHKIFIEKLATNLNYFKDPRLIDIFNFIKTNLGGDLSNRVLANVANVSEDYVGQYFKSMTGINPQDYIEYQRMEKSVGLLRTTKKSIREIGIEVGYKDTAYFCRRFKMMFGISAGKMRKRESLVRA; the protein is encoded by the coding sequence ATGGAGGACTACAATAAAATATTAGAAAGTTTAAGTATTAAGTTTACCAGTTTGAGGAATGTTAAAGTTCTTCAGCCTCATAAGGTTTTCAATTTCTATGACTTTGAGAATACTATTATCTTGGTTCACAATGGAGAAATCTCCACAGAGAATGGGCAGGTTACTGCAGCGCAGGGCGATTTATTGTTCATACCCGCGGGAAAAACGATTACTATAAGTTTTGGAAAGGGTAGTTTTACTGAATTACAACAGGAGAAATACTTAGTTGATAAAAGCAAGTTTGTTAGCTATACTAAAGAAAGGGTACCGGCGCTCAATCCTGAAGGATCCTATAGTGTATTATCATTTGAAGCTAAAATATTTGATTCAGTCAATTTTTATTCATCACTGGACATACCTCCATTTTTAATTAAGGAGCGGCCGGCGATTGTAAATCTTATTTTAGATACGATCAAAGAGGAATTTACAGAATTGCCGGGCAAGGAGCGCATAAAAAAATGCAATACTGAAATAATAGTTTTGGATATATTTCGCTATATCCTAGACCATAAAATATTTATTGAAAAGCTTGCAACAAATTTGAATTATTTCAAAGACCCAAGACTTATTGATATTTTTAATTTTATCAAAACAAATTTGGGTGGAGATCTTTCAAACAGAGTTTTGGCCAATGTTGCCAATGTTTCAGAAGATTATGTAGGCCAGTATTTCAAATCAATGACCGGCATTAACCCACAGGATTATATCGAATATCAGAGAATGGAGAAATCCGTTGGGCTTTTAAGAACTACAAAAAAGAGCATTCGGGAAATTGGAATTGAAGTAGGATATAAGGACACTGCCTATTTCTGCAGAAGATTCAAAATGATGTTTGGAATTTCTGCAGGTAAAATGAGAAAAAGAGAGTCATTGGTCAGAGCCTGA
- a CDS encoding heme exporter protein CcmB has protein sequence MIKDFRLEWRNRYALNGILLYVFCTIFICYIAFEVKSTVIAPETWNTVFWIIMVFSAVNSIVKTFIQESSDRFYYYFQTCSPLSVIISKVFYNVLLMLLLSALAFLFYSLVLGNPLADIALFVATLLLGSLSFSIALSLISGIASKTGNASTLMVILGFPVIIPILLILIKLSEYALTGIENEEIFNLILQLLGINLIMGSLTYLLFPYLWRS, from the coding sequence ATGATAAAAGATTTCCGTCTTGAATGGAGAAATCGATATGCGTTAAATGGAATTCTTCTTTATGTGTTCTGTACCATATTCATTTGTTATATCGCATTTGAAGTAAAAAGTACGGTCATTGCTCCTGAAACCTGGAATACGGTATTTTGGATTATTATGGTATTCTCCGCGGTGAATTCAATTGTTAAGACTTTTATCCAGGAATCATCAGATCGCTTTTATTATTATTTTCAAACTTGTTCACCACTTTCCGTAATAATCTCTAAGGTTTTTTACAATGTACTATTAATGCTTCTATTAAGTGCTTTAGCCTTTCTATTCTACTCGCTAGTTTTAGGAAATCCTCTGGCCGATATTGCTCTTTTTGTAGCCACCCTATTATTGGGATCATTGAGTTTCTCAATAGCACTTAGCTTGATCTCCGGAATCGCATCAAAAACCGGGAATGCCAGCACGCTCATGGTCATATTGGGTTTTCCCGTTATAATTCCAATTCTATTAATTTTAATCAAACTTTCAGAGTATGCATTGACCGGAATTGAAAATGAAGAAATTTTCAATTTGATTCTTCAATTACTTGGCATAAACCTCATCATGGGAAGCCTTACTTACCTCCTCTTTCCTTATCTTTGGCGTTCATAA
- a CDS encoding cytochrome c maturation protein CcmE translates to MKKSHIIGIVVIAIAIAIIMSTAGDAGTYVTFDEAKKMSDKKIEKLVHVVGELPKTTSGEILGMDESDKLSFSFQLVDENKNTCMVYYNEPKPVDFERSEKVVVVGKMSGEVFVAEKILMKCPSKYVEDEIKVAS, encoded by the coding sequence ATGAAAAAATCTCATATAATCGGAATAGTAGTAATCGCCATAGCAATAGCCATAATTATGTCTACTGCCGGAGATGCCGGAACCTATGTCACCTTTGATGAGGCAAAAAAAATGTCAGATAAAAAAATTGAGAAACTTGTGCACGTTGTAGGTGAACTTCCAAAAACAACTTCAGGTGAAATTCTGGGAATGGATGAGAGTGATAAGCTTTCCTTTTCATTTCAACTGGTAGATGAAAACAAAAATACATGTATGGTTTATTACAATGAACCTAAACCCGTCGATTTTGAAAGATCGGAAAAGGTGGTAGTTGTCGGTAAAATGTCGGGTGAAGTTTTTGTTGCAGAAAAAATTCTCATGAAGTGCCCGTCTAAGTATGTTGAAGACGAAATAAAAGTAGCTTCCTGA